The Methylomusa anaerophila genome has a segment encoding these proteins:
- the hisG gene encoding ATP phosphoribosyltransferase: protein MTSSDMEYLTIALPKGKLFIPSAEMLAKLGYTAEGLSENSRKLVIANTEKKIRFIITKTADLPTYVEYGAADIGIIGKDVLLEENKDVYELLDLKFGYCRMMVAVPQALKQEKMSDYAHMRVATKYPRVAESFFHGIGIQMEIIKLNGSIELAPMVGLAEMIVDLVETGRTLRENNLVEVAQIHPATARFIANRVSFKMKFNRINQIVEGLKGLIDRESEKAK, encoded by the coding sequence ATGACCTCAAGTGATATGGAATACCTTACAATTGCTTTGCCAAAAGGGAAATTGTTCATTCCTTCAGCCGAAATGCTGGCGAAGCTAGGGTATACTGCTGAAGGCCTGAGCGAGAATTCACGCAAACTGGTTATTGCCAATACGGAAAAGAAAATTCGGTTCATTATTACCAAGACGGCCGATTTGCCTACTTATGTGGAATACGGCGCGGCTGATATCGGCATTATTGGCAAGGATGTCTTGTTGGAAGAAAATAAGGATGTCTATGAGCTTTTAGATCTAAAATTTGGTTATTGCCGCATGATGGTAGCCGTGCCCCAAGCGCTGAAACAGGAAAAAATGAGTGACTACGCCCATATGCGGGTTGCAACAAAATACCCGCGGGTGGCGGAAAGCTTTTTTCATGGCATCGGTATTCAAATGGAAATCATCAAGCTGAACGGGTCCATCGAATTAGCGCCGATGGTGGGACTGGCGGAAATGATCGTTGATCTGGTGGAGACAGGGCGAACTCTCAGGGAGAACAATCTGGTGGAGGTGGCCCAAATCCATCCGGCCACAGCCCGTTTTATCGCCAACCGGGTTAGTTTTAAAATGAAGTTTAACCGTATCAATCAAATAGTAGAAGGACTTAAAGGTCTTATCGACAGAGAAAGTGAGAAAGCAAAATGA
- the hisC gene encoding histidinol-phosphate transaminase produces MLNIRLGLETLKPYSVEEIDWQIKLDANEEPRNLPPAVRAELMERISSLAFNRYPEINGLNLRRLISERFSQSFKNVLVGSGSNGILAALCFAYGGQGRSVVYPNPSFAMYGIYAKLSDSKGVAVEMEPDFSLSVDKILTAAEKEQAAVIILCNPNNPTGGIIPLADIEYIAANAKCLVVVDEAYYEFYGQSAVGLLPKYPRLAVTRTFSKAYCLAAARVGYMLASEEVIETVGKVLLPYNVNTTSLIAAETVWQMRDQFEPGIGETVSERKKLAAALEAIPGVEVFPSETNFLLIRVGDTAGWMKRLADQGIGVRDFNNAPGLSGCLRVTVGTPAENQAFLKAVAL; encoded by the coding sequence ATGCTGAATATACGCCTCGGACTTGAAACATTAAAACCTTATTCCGTCGAGGAAATTGATTGGCAAATTAAGCTGGATGCCAACGAGGAACCGCGTAATTTACCGCCGGCAGTCAGAGCAGAACTGATGGAACGAATTTCATCCCTGGCTTTTAATCGTTATCCGGAAATTAACGGTTTGAATCTGAGACGCTTAATCAGCGAAAGATTCAGCCAGAGTTTTAAAAATGTACTTGTAGGGAGCGGATCAAACGGGATACTTGCTGCCCTATGTTTCGCGTATGGCGGTCAAGGCCGAAGCGTAGTTTACCCTAATCCTTCCTTTGCCATGTATGGGATTTATGCCAAACTGTCCGACAGCAAAGGTGTGGCGGTAGAGATGGAACCGGATTTTTCCCTTTCGGTTGATAAAATACTTACAGCAGCCGAGAAAGAGCAGGCCGCTGTCATTATTTTATGCAATCCCAATAATCCGACAGGAGGTATCATCCCACTGGCAGACATAGAATATATCGCTGCCAATGCTAAATGCCTGGTGGTGGTAGACGAAGCCTATTATGAGTTTTACGGTCAATCGGCTGTCGGTTTACTGCCTAAATATCCCCGGTTGGCAGTAACCCGTACCTTTTCTAAGGCTTATTGTCTGGCTGCGGCTCGCGTGGGTTATATGCTGGCGTCGGAAGAGGTTATAGAGACAGTGGGCAAAGTTCTACTACCTTATAATGTGAACACCACATCGCTTATTGCCGCTGAAACTGTCTGGCAAATGCGGGATCAATTCGAGCCGGGAATCGGTGAAACAGTATCTGAAAGGAAGAAACTGGCGGCCGCATTGGAAGCTATTCCTGGAGTGGAAGTGTTTCCCTCTGAAACCAACTTTCTCCTAATTCGAGTGGGTGATACCGCTGGCTGGATGAAGCGCCTGGCTGACCAGGGGATTGGCGTTCGTGATTTTAACAATGCACCGGGGCTGTCCGGCTGCCTAAGAGTGACCGTTGGTACGCCGGCGGAGAACCAGGCCTTTTTAAAGGCGGTGGCGCTATGA
- the hisH gene encoding imidazole glycerol phosphate synthase subunit HisH has protein sequence MKNSIAIIDYGMGNLHSAAKAFAKLYAGEGSPWDILVTSDPAEIESARKVVLPGVGAFGDCMRNLASYGLVDVILRVISRGTPFLGICVGLQLLFEGSEEDPGVAGLGVFKGMVKKIEAPGLKIPHMGWNSLEFKSVSPLFAGLPSNSYVYFVHSYHPVPDEADVITAVTHYGGVVTAAVGRGNVQAVQFHPEKSSAVGLKILANFKSVF, from the coding sequence ATGAAAAACAGCATTGCCATTATTGATTACGGGATGGGGAACCTCCATAGCGCGGCCAAGGCTTTTGCCAAACTTTACGCCGGGGAGGGCAGCCCTTGGGATATCCTGGTCACAAGTGACCCGGCGGAAATTGAAAGCGCCCGGAAAGTAGTCTTGCCGGGCGTCGGTGCTTTTGGCGATTGTATGCGCAATCTGGCGAGTTACGGACTGGTTGATGTCATTCTGCGAGTGATTAGCCGCGGCACACCTTTCCTGGGCATATGCGTGGGGCTGCAGTTGCTGTTCGAAGGCAGCGAAGAAGACCCGGGAGTTGCCGGTCTGGGAGTTTTTAAAGGTATGGTGAAAAAAATTGAGGCTCCCGGTCTAAAAATACCGCACATGGGGTGGAACAGTCTGGAATTTAAGAGCGTCAGTCCGCTATTTGCCGGCTTGCCTTCTAATTCTTATGTCTACTTCGTACATAGCTATCATCCTGTTCCGGACGAAGCTGATGTGATCACCGCCGTTACTCATTACGGCGGGGTGGTTACAGCGGCGGTAGGCCGCGGCAACGTGCAGGCCGTACAGTTTCACCCGGAAAAATCCAGTGCCGTGGGACTAAAAATACTTGCGAACTTCAAAAGTGTGTTTTAA
- a CDS encoding response regulator yields MAAKILICDDSMLVRKKLRDILEQWDCEVFEAKNGLEGVDFYQVHKPETVLMDIVMPELDGLESLKRIKEYDPNARVIMLSSSGTSAKLIEALKCGAADFIQKPYTKEQIAKAIGR; encoded by the coding sequence ATGGCCGCTAAAATATTAATTTGTGATGATTCAATGCTTGTCCGTAAAAAACTTCGCGATATTTTAGAACAATGGGACTGCGAAGTTTTTGAAGCCAAAAACGGTCTTGAAGGTGTAGATTTTTACCAGGTTCACAAACCTGAAACCGTGCTTATGGATATTGTGATGCCTGAACTTGACGGATTGGAATCCCTGAAACGTATAAAAGAGTATGACCCCAACGCCCGGGTCATCATGCTTTCTTCCAGCGGCACGTCCGCAAAACTAATTGAAGCCCTAAAATGCGGCGCTGCTGATTTCATTCAGAAACCTTACACGAAAGAACAAATTGCTAAAGCCATTGGCCGGTGA
- the hisD gene encoding histidinol dehydrogenase, giving the protein MKTIYNGFLTKEEMAEVLEKPSFDKVVLSSGVRAKISEMFGKEMTAQEVVAQIIEEVRKQGDEAILRYTSVIDGVDLTADTLAVSEADIDQAMETIDKSVLAALEQAVVNVRRFHAEQMPKSWLTERNHGAMLGQKCLPIDRVGIYVPGGTAAYPSSVIMNAVPAAVAGVKEIIMVVPPAKDGTVNPYVLAAARLANVTRIFKLGGAQAIAALAFGTKTVPKVDKITGPGNLFVTLAKKAVYGHCDIDMLAGPSEILIVADDTADPAYVAADMLSQAEHDPLASSILITDSRELAGKVTGEVKRQLELLPRKDIAAESIEENGLIIIASDMMEAMELANLSAPEHLEILTAEPFKLLPYVRHAGAVFLGPYSPEPLGDYFAGPNHILPTGGTARFYSVLNVETFMKKTSIIAYTQAAFQEVSEQVIRLAEAEGLDAHANAVRVRRS; this is encoded by the coding sequence ATGAAAACAATATATAATGGATTTTTAACTAAAGAAGAAATGGCTGAAGTTCTGGAAAAGCCCTCTTTTGATAAAGTAGTATTGAGCAGCGGCGTCCGGGCTAAGATCAGCGAAATGTTCGGCAAGGAAATGACTGCCCAGGAAGTTGTCGCCCAAATTATAGAAGAAGTGCGCAAGCAGGGCGACGAGGCCATCCTTCGTTACACATCGGTTATTGATGGAGTTGACTTAACGGCTGATACGCTGGCAGTATCTGAGGCCGATATCGACCAGGCTATGGAAACAATTGACAAGAGTGTCCTTGCTGCCTTGGAGCAGGCAGTTGTCAATGTCCGTCGTTTTCACGCCGAACAGATGCCTAAATCCTGGCTAACGGAACGAAATCACGGCGCCATGCTGGGGCAGAAATGCCTGCCCATTGACCGGGTAGGCATCTATGTTCCCGGTGGTACTGCGGCATATCCTTCTTCTGTCATTATGAACGCCGTGCCGGCTGCTGTTGCCGGCGTCAAGGAGATTATCATGGTTGTTCCGCCGGCCAAGGATGGTACGGTTAATCCTTATGTTTTGGCCGCCGCCCGCTTAGCAAACGTAACCAGGATATTTAAGCTGGGCGGAGCGCAAGCGATTGCCGCTCTGGCTTTTGGCACCAAAACCGTTCCCAAGGTTGATAAGATAACCGGACCGGGAAACCTTTTTGTTACCTTGGCCAAAAAAGCTGTCTATGGGCATTGCGACATAGACATGCTTGCCGGTCCCAGCGAAATTCTCATTGTTGCGGACGACACCGCCGATCCGGCTTATGTAGCGGCCGACATGTTAAGCCAGGCGGAACATGACCCGCTGGCGTCGAGCATTCTCATCACCGATTCCCGGGAATTAGCAGGCAAGGTTACCGGTGAAGTAAAGCGGCAGCTTGAACTTTTGCCTCGCAAAGATATTGCCGCCGAGTCTATAGAAGAGAATGGCCTAATCATTATCGCCAGCGATATGATGGAAGCGATGGAGCTTGCCAACCTGTCTGCTCCCGAGCACCTGGAGATCTTAACAGCTGAACCTTTCAAGCTGTTGCCGTATGTGCGTCATGCCGGCGCAGTATTTTTGGGGCCTTACTCGCCGGAGCCTTTAGGCGATTATTTCGCCGGACCCAATCATATATTGCCGACCGGTGGAACAGCCCGTTTTTATTCCGTGCTAAATGTGGAAACATTCATGAAAAAAACCAGCATTATTGCCTATACCCAAGCTGCGTTCCAGGAGGTGAGCGAACAGGTAATCCGGCTGGCGGAAGCTGAAGGTCTGGACGCTCATGCTAATGCAGTGCGGGTAAGGAGAAGTTAA
- a CDS encoding D-2-hydroxyacid dehydrogenase: MPELNILVLNNLAERHLRAITDVEPNIQVIISNTANAAQYIKDTDILVTWGGADTQPLYLQARRLKWIHALSAGVENLLFPEIQKSDIILTNSKGIHGIPVSEHVLAMILSFTRGLNLSARYQTEQKWQRAPLDEIFEKTIGIIGLGSIGREIAKKSKALGMHVLAYKQQVTTELFVDKLYPADNQNLRDMLSRSDFVVVALPLTEATKELICLEHFQCMKPSAYFFNIARGSIVKEADLILALEQKIIQGAGLDVFEKEPLPDTSPLWNMPNVIITPHIAALSPAYLDRALKLFVDNLTRFTQGRDMLNVIDKAKGY, encoded by the coding sequence ATGCCCGAACTCAATATCCTGGTCCTTAATAATCTGGCCGAACGGCATCTTAGGGCGATAACAGATGTCGAACCTAATATTCAGGTGATTATAAGCAACACTGCAAACGCGGCGCAATATATAAAAGATACCGACATTCTTGTAACTTGGGGTGGGGCCGATACACAGCCCCTCTATCTGCAGGCGCGCAGACTAAAATGGATTCACGCCCTCAGCGCCGGGGTGGAAAACTTGTTATTTCCCGAAATTCAAAAGTCGGATATTATCTTGACCAATTCTAAAGGAATCCACGGTATTCCTGTATCGGAACATGTTTTGGCCATGATTCTCTCTTTTACCAGAGGCCTAAATTTATCAGCGCGTTATCAAACCGAACAAAAATGGCAGCGGGCACCTTTGGACGAAATATTCGAAAAAACCATTGGCATAATAGGCTTAGGCTCCATTGGCCGGGAAATCGCCAAAAAATCAAAGGCGCTGGGAATGCACGTACTGGCATACAAACAGCAGGTAACCACTGAACTATTCGTAGATAAACTATATCCTGCAGACAACCAAAATCTTCGTGACATGCTCAGCCGGTCCGACTTTGTAGTTGTAGCTTTGCCGCTTACAGAAGCAACCAAAGAATTGATCTGTTTAGAACACTTTCAGTGTATGAAACCTTCGGCGTATTTTTTTAACATTGCCCGCGGGAGTATTGTAAAAGAGGCTGATTTGATTTTGGCATTAGAGCAAAAGATCATTCAAGGCGCCGGGCTGGATGTATTTGAAAAAGAACCGCTTCCCGACACCAGTCCTTTGTGGAATATGCCCAATGTGATCATTACCCCGCATATTGCCGCCCTGTCACCGGCTTACCTGGATCGCGCCCTGAAACTGTTTGTTGATAACCTTACCCGCTTTACCCAAGGCAGGGATATGCTGAATGTGATTGACAAAGCAAAAGGTTATTAG
- the hisA gene encoding 1-(5-phosphoribosyl)-5-[(5-phosphoribosylamino)methylideneamino]imidazole-4-carboxamide isomerase: MIIFPAIDIRGGKCVRLTEGRFDQETVFADNPAAMAIKWAAAGATYLHVVDLDGALAGKPVNVSVIAEIVQSVAIPIQIGGGIRTLNNIETVLASGVERVILGSVAVRNPELVKTACREFGERIVIGIDARDGLVAVEGWGVSGGIAAEELAKRMADKGVARIIYTDISRDGTLRGVNVAATASLARAAGIPVIASGGVSSIEDIRLITQASAEGIEGVIVGKAIYTGALDLPAALALVREGVI; this comes from the coding sequence ATGATTATCTTTCCGGCCATTGACATTCGCGGCGGAAAATGCGTCAGGCTTACCGAAGGCCGGTTTGATCAGGAGACGGTTTTTGCCGACAATCCTGCGGCGATGGCTATCAAATGGGCAGCGGCAGGCGCTACCTACTTGCATGTGGTAGATCTAGACGGAGCTTTAGCCGGCAAGCCTGTAAATGTAAGCGTGATTGCGGAAATCGTGCAGTCGGTCGCCATTCCGATACAAATTGGCGGTGGTATTCGCACTCTCAATAATATTGAAACAGTGCTGGCATCTGGGGTAGAGCGGGTTATATTAGGTTCAGTGGCTGTTCGTAACCCTGAATTGGTCAAGACGGCTTGCCGGGAATTTGGCGAACGCATTGTAATAGGAATTGACGCCAGGGACGGCCTGGTCGCCGTAGAGGGTTGGGGTGTAAGCGGCGGCATTGCAGCGGAAGAGTTGGCCAAACGAATGGCGGACAAGGGTGTAGCCCGCATTATTTATACAGACATTTCCCGCGACGGCACACTACGCGGCGTCAATGTTGCCGCCACGGCATCCCTCGCCAGGGCTGCCGGCATTCCCGTTATCGCTTCAGGCGGTGTGAGCAGCATCGAGGATATTCGCCTGATTACGCAGGCATCAGCGGAGGGCATTGAGGGGGTTATCGTCGGTAAGGCTATTTATACCGGGGCGCTTGACCTGCCGGCTGCTCTCGCCTTAGTCCGGGAAGGGGTGATATAG
- a CDS encoding YajQ family cyclic di-GMP-binding protein, which translates to MAKDCSFDIVSEVDMQEMDNAINQTGKEISQRYDFKGSKAEIVLDKDSLKLTAEDDYKLGAMLDILRTKMVKRNVPLKCLQPGKIEPASGGTVKQTITIQKGISKEKGKEVVSAVKDLKLKVQAQIMDDQVRVTGAKKDDLQMVIQKLKENDFGIDLQFINFRS; encoded by the coding sequence ATGGCAAAGGATTGTTCTTTTGATATTGTGTCCGAAGTTGACATGCAGGAAATGGACAATGCCATTAATCAAACTGGGAAAGAGATTAGTCAGCGGTACGATTTTAAAGGGAGCAAAGCGGAAATCGTCCTGGACAAAGATTCTTTAAAGCTTACAGCCGAAGATGATTATAAGCTGGGCGCCATGCTGGATATACTTCGTACTAAAATGGTAAAACGCAATGTGCCGTTAAAATGCCTGCAGCCGGGAAAAATTGAGCCGGCCTCAGGTGGCACGGTCAAACAGACGATCACCATTCAAAAAGGTATAAGCAAGGAAAAAGGCAAGGAAGTGGTAAGCGCCGTTAAGGACTTGAAGTTAAAGGTCCAAGCTCAGATAATGGATGACCAGGTACGGGTAACCGGAGCGAAAAAAGACGATCTGCAAATGGTGATTCAAAAACTTAAAGAAAATGATTTCGGTATCGACCTTCAGTTCATTAACTTCCGTTCATAG
- the hisIE gene encoding bifunctional phosphoribosyl-AMP cyclohydrolase/phosphoribosyl-ATP diphosphatase HisIE, which yields MMEIDGIRYDANGLVPAIVQDEATGTVLMLAYMNRESLMKTIATGYTWFYSRSRNSLWHKGETSGHVQKVKDIFYDCDADTLLVKVEQTGVACHEGTFSCFSRKLGQKQSEIERVADPQAEYGEASITILHELYHIINDRKLNPKEGSYTTYLFDKGQDKILKKVGEESAETIIASKNNSKTEILYEMADLWYHCLVLLAYHGITPTELFAELKSRRK from the coding sequence ATGATGGAAATAGATGGGATTCGATATGATGCCAACGGTCTGGTGCCGGCAATTGTGCAGGATGAGGCCACCGGGACGGTGCTTATGCTGGCCTATATGAATCGGGAATCACTGATGAAAACTATCGCCACAGGTTATACCTGGTTTTATAGCCGCAGCCGGAACAGCCTGTGGCATAAAGGGGAAACCTCCGGACATGTGCAAAAAGTAAAAGACATATTCTACGACTGTGATGCCGACACTCTGCTGGTGAAGGTTGAACAAACAGGGGTAGCTTGTCATGAAGGGACTTTCTCCTGCTTCAGCCGCAAGTTAGGTCAGAAGCAAAGTGAAATAGAAAGAGTTGCTGATCCGCAAGCGGAGTATGGTGAGGCGTCAATCACCATACTCCATGAGCTGTATCATATTATTAATGATCGTAAGCTAAACCCCAAAGAAGGGTCATATACCACATATTTGTTTGATAAAGGACAAGACAAAATCCTCAAAAAGGTCGGTGAAGAATCGGCTGAAACCATTATTGCTTCCAAAAATAACAGTAAAACGGAAATATTATACGAGATGGCCGATTTATGGTATCACTGTCTGGTATTACTGGCTTACCATGGCATTACTCCTACTGAATTATTCGCAGAACTGAAAAGCAGACGAAAGTGA
- the hisF gene encoding imidazole glycerol phosphate synthase subunit HisF, which yields MHTKRIIPCLDVKDGRVVKGTNFVGLRDAGDPVELAKVYDQMMADELVFLDITASSDQRNTMVDVVERTAAEVFIPYTVGGGIRAVEDIRKMLKAGADKVSLNTAAVKNPDLISEGAKRFGRQCIVLAVDARQVGTNQWEVYINGGRTPTGIDVWEWVKRATQMGAGEILLTSMDKDGTKDGYDIPLTRAVSEAVDVPVIASGGAGEMEHFYDVLTIGKADAVLAASVFHYGQFTVGQVKEYLRSRGVEVRS from the coding sequence ATGCACACCAAGCGAATTATTCCTTGCTTGGATGTCAAAGACGGCCGGGTTGTGAAAGGGACTAATTTCGTCGGTTTGCGGGATGCGGGTGATCCGGTGGAATTAGCCAAAGTATATGATCAGATGATGGCCGATGAATTGGTGTTTCTTGACATAACTGCCTCGTCCGACCAGCGCAATACCATGGTGGATGTGGTGGAGCGAACAGCGGCCGAAGTATTTATTCCTTATACTGTTGGCGGCGGAATTCGCGCAGTGGAGGATATCCGCAAAATGTTGAAAGCCGGCGCTGATAAAGTTTCTCTTAATACTGCGGCGGTGAAAAATCCGGATCTAATTAGTGAAGGAGCCAAACGTTTTGGCCGGCAATGCATTGTCCTGGCGGTTGACGCTAGGCAGGTAGGGACGAATCAATGGGAAGTTTATATTAACGGTGGCCGTACACCCACAGGTATTGACGTTTGGGAGTGGGTAAAGCGTGCAACTCAGATGGGGGCAGGGGAAATACTCCTTACAAGTATGGACAAAGACGGCACAAAAGACGGTTATGATATCCCTCTTACCCGGGCCGTATCCGAAGCTGTGGACGTGCCGGTTATTGCCTCGGGCGGCGCCGGCGAGATGGAGCATTTTTATGATGTTTTGACTATCGGCAAAGCTGATGCCGTATTGGCCGCTTCCGTTTTTCACTACGGCCAGTTTACCGTAGGGCAAGTGAAGGAATATCTCAGATCGCGCGGGGTGGAGGTAAGATCATGA
- a CDS encoding STAS domain-containing protein: MKNQEFQVAGSQVIVHLAGDLQGELVAEIRETLLDYIEKGYYNFTLNFSKVTGINSTGLGTLVNIQKRALQNGGNIVLTELQGLAKTAFERTRLTKAFPILQDSDSDRDCHDCIS; encoded by the coding sequence GTGAAAAATCAGGAATTTCAAGTAGCCGGCAGTCAGGTAATTGTCCACCTTGCCGGTGACCTCCAGGGAGAACTCGTTGCCGAAATACGCGAGACCTTGTTAGATTACATTGAAAAAGGCTATTATAATTTCACTTTAAATTTTTCGAAAGTAACCGGAATTAATTCCACCGGCCTTGGTACGCTGGTCAACATCCAAAAACGTGCGCTTCAAAACGGCGGTAACATTGTTTTGACCGAATTACAGGGCTTGGCCAAAACCGCTTTTGAACGAACACGGCTGACAAAGGCATTCCCAATCCTGCAAGACTCTGATTCCGACAGAGACTGTCACGATTGTATTTCTTGA
- the hisB gene encoding imidazoleglycerol-phosphate dehydratase HisB, translating into MKRMASIERNTIETKIKASLSIDGAGQSSVATGIGFFDHMLILFARHGLFDLTMEIDGDFNVDGHHSVEDAGIVLGKALAKALGDRAGIKRYGTAFVPMDEALAMVSLDISGRPYLVFEATMPSERVGQFESELVEEFLRAFATHAGLTLHVRLLSGKNTHHIIEAIFKGLGQALDEATRVDERIAGVMSTKGKLD; encoded by the coding sequence ATGAAACGTATGGCGTCAATCGAAAGAAACACTATCGAAACCAAGATTAAAGCATCGCTTAGTATTGACGGCGCCGGTCAGTCTTCGGTCGCTACCGGTATAGGCTTTTTTGACCATATGCTTATATTATTCGCCAGGCACGGACTTTTTGACCTGACGATGGAAATTGACGGCGATTTTAACGTGGATGGGCATCATAGCGTGGAAGATGCCGGTATTGTATTAGGCAAGGCTTTGGCCAAGGCTCTGGGTGACAGGGCAGGCATCAAACGTTACGGCACTGCTTTTGTCCCTATGGATGAGGCGCTGGCCATGGTTTCTTTGGATATCAGCGGGAGGCCTTACCTGGTATTTGAAGCAACTATGCCCTCTGAGCGGGTTGGCCAGTTTGAAAGTGAGCTTGTGGAAGAATTTTTGCGGGCTTTTGCCACTCACGCCGGTTTAACTTTGCATGTCCGCCTACTTTCCGGCAAGAATACCCACCATATTATTGAGGCGATATTCAAAGGTTTGGGACAGGCCTTGGACGAAGCTACCCGCGTGGACGAGCGGATTGCTGGAGTGATGTCCACAAAAGGCAAGTTGGACTAG